Genomic segment of Miscanthus floridulus cultivar M001 unplaced genomic scaffold, ASM1932011v1 fs_660_1_2, whole genome shotgun sequence:
GCACGGTACTAAATCAATGCATTATTAAGCATCAATCGGCCAGGTCGACCACCTTCATCTGCAGCGGGATGAGCGCAGGCCTCATGGCCTTGCCGAACTGCAGGATCACCGGGTCATGGCTGGACGACGACGGCGGACCCGAGGCCCGCGGCTGCGTCTGCGCAGGAGGTGTTGCGGCCTGCGGAGGAGCAGAAGAAGCCTGGCGCCTTGTTGCCTCCTCCGAGTCGTCGTC
This window contains:
- the LOC136532571 gene encoding tubby-like F-box protein 7 — translated: MDLSCCRFSELGGGALQGGDDDSEEATRRQASSAPPQAATPPAQTQPRASGPPSSSSHDPVILQFGKAMRPALIPLQMKGECWTKAMVT